A window of Aurantibacillus circumpalustris genomic DNA:
CAATATGTTTTTCTAATTTTTCAATCGCAGAATTAGCAATTAAATTAGCCGTAATCATTTTAACAGCTTTGTCACTGATATAGAGAATGAAAAAATTATGCTTAGCGCCACTCTCATCTCTATGTCCATGTATATACATGTTTTGTAAAGATTCGATGCAGATAAAAAATACTTTTTTTACTACAGATTTTGGAAGATTTTTATCAAGAATATTGGTTTCGATCTCCGTTTCAAGTTTAGAGATAGTTTCAGAGTTTAAAACGCCATCATAAGCAAGGATTACTTTCCCTAAGCCATTTGCATCTTCAACACATTTAGAAAAATGTTGATCGAAAAATTCAGCGTCTTTATTTACTATACTGCTCACTATTTAAACAATCCGTTAAGTTCTGCATCAATCATTCTTATAACCTTCCCTAAATCCTCCTTACTTTCACTAAAATTTACATCGTCTACGTCCACAACTATTATTTTTCCAGACTCGTAGGAGGCGTTCCAAGCTTCATAACGCTCATTTAAGCGTTTTAAATAATCTAAACGAATACTGTTTTCGTATTCGCGACCACGTTTTTGAATTTGTTTTACAAGTGTTGGTACACTTGCTCTTAGATAAATAATAAGGTCAGGTGCTTTAACCAAACCTTCCATTAATTTAAATAGTGAAAAGTAATTGTCGTAATCACGCGAAGTCATCAGACCCATAGCGTGTAAATTTGGCGCA
This region includes:
- a CDS encoding deoxynucleoside kinase; protein product: MHVAIAGNIGSGKTTLTSLLAKHYKWHAHYEDADDNPYLNDFYEDMQRWSFNLQVYFLNNRFNQILDIRKGKHTVVQDRTIYEDAYIFAPNLHAMGLMTSRDYDNYFSLFKLMEGLVKAPDLIIYLRASVPTLVKQIQKRGREYENSIRLDYLKRLNERYEAWNASYESGKIIVVDVDDVNFSESKEDLGKVIRMIDAELNGLFK
- a CDS encoding SiaB family protein kinase, with amino-acid sequence MSSIVNKDAEFFDQHFSKCVEDANGLGKVILAYDGVLNSETISKLETEIETNILDKNLPKSVVKKVFFICIESLQNMYIHGHRDESGAKHNFFILYISDKAVKMITANLIANSAIEKLEKHIEKINSFQDPADLKTYYLEHLENNELSEKGGAGLGFITIGMKSGNKLGMQFEQINDDRSMFLMEATISVD